From a single Salvelinus sp. IW2-2015 linkage group LG22, ASM291031v2, whole genome shotgun sequence genomic region:
- the LOC111949487 gene encoding cullin-5, which yields MATSHLLKNKGSLQFEDKWDLMRPIVLKLLRQEAVTKQQWFDLFSDVHAVCLWDDKGPAKIHQALKEDILDFIKQAQNRVLSHQDDTALLKAYIVEWRKFFTQCDILPKPFCQLEITLMGKQGSNKKSNVEDSIVRKLMLDTWNESIFSNIKSRLQDSAMKLVHAERLGEAFDSQLVIGVRESYVNLCSNPEDKLQIYRDNFEKAYLDSTERFYRTQAPSYLQQNGVQNYMKYADTKLREEEKRAVRYLETRRECNSVQAMECCVNALVTSFKETILAECPGMIKRNETDKLHLMFSLMDKVPSGIEPMLKDLEDHIMNAGLADMVAAAETITSDSEKYVEQLLTLFNRFSKLVKEAFQDDPRFLTARDKAYKAVVNDATIFKLELPLKQKGVGLKTQPESKCPELLANYCDMLLRKTTLSKKLTSEEIELKLKEVLLVLKYVQNKDVFMRYHKAHLTRRLILDISADSEIEENMVEWLREVGMPADYVNKLARMFQDIKVSDDLNQVFKEMHKHNKLALPADSVNIKILNAGAWSRSSEKVFVSLPTELEDLIPEVEDFYKRNHSGRKLHWHHLMSNGIITFKNEMGHYDLEVTTFQLAVLFAWNQRPRERISFENLKLATELPDAELRRTLWSLVAFPKLKRQVLSYEPSVSSPKDFTDSTLFYVNQDFSLIKNSKVQKRGKINLIGRLQLTTERMREEENEGIVQLRILRTQEAIIQIMKMRKRISNAQLQTELVEILKNMFLPQKKMIKEQIEWLIEHKYIKRDETDINTFIYMA from the exons ATGGCGACGTCTCATTTGTTAAAG AATAAAGGCTCCTTGCAGTTTGAGGACAAGTGGGACTTGATGAGGCCCATTGTTCTCAAGCTGCTGAGACAGGAGGCTGTCACCAAGCAGCAGTGGTTCGACCTCTTCTC AGATGTccatgctgtgtgtctgtgggatGATAAGGGCCCAGCTAAGATCCACCAGGCGCTCAAAGAAGACATCCTAGACTTCATCAAACAAGCTCAGAAC CGTGTTTTGAGTCACCAGGATGACACAGCGTTACTGAAGGCCTACATTGTGGAGTGGAGGAAGTTTTTCACGCAGTGTGACATCCTGCCCAAACCCTTCTGTCAGCTGGAGATCACACTGATGGGGAAGCAGGGCAGCAACAAGAAGTCTAACGTTGAGGACAGCATCGTACGCAAG tTGATGTTGGACACATGGAACGAGTCAATCTTCTCCAACATAAAGAGCCGTCTTCAGGACAGTGCTATGAAGCTGGTTCACGCTGAGAGGCTGGGAGAGGCTTTTGACTCCCAGCTGGTTATAGGAGTACGAGAATCATATG tcaaCCTGTGCTCTAACCCTGAAGACAAGCTCCAGATCTACAGAGATAACTTTGAGAAGGCCTACCTGGACTCAACTGAGAGGTTCTACAGAACACAGGCCCCATCATATCTACAGCAGAACGGAGTCCAGAACTACATGAAATAT gCAGACACAAAgctaagagaagaggagaagagggcagTTCGATACCTTGAGACTCGTCGTGAATGTAACTCTGTCCAAGCT atggaaTGTTGTGTGAACGCTCTGGTGACGTCGTTTAAAGAAACCATCCTGGCCGAATGTCCCGGCATGATCAAACGCAACGAGACAGACA AGCTCCACCTGATGTTTTCCCTGATGGATAAGGTTCCTAGTGGGATAGAGCCCATGCTGAAAGATCTGGAGGATCACATCATGAACGCTGGGCTGGCTGATATGGTGGCTGCTGCAGAGACTATCACttct GACTCTGAGAAGTACGTGGAGCAGCTGCTGACGTTGTTTAACCGTTTCAGTAAACTGGTGAAGGAGGCTTTTCAGGATGACCCTCGATTCCTCACCGCCAGAGACaag GCCTACAAAGCTGTGGTGAACGATGCCACCATCTTTAAACTGGAGCTGCCCCTCAAACAGAAAGG GGTAGGTCTGAAAACCCAGCCAGAGTCGAAGTGTCCAGAGCTGCTAGCTAACTACTGTGACATGCTGCTGAGGAAAACCACCCTGAGCAAGAAACTCACCTCAGAGGAGATAGAACTCAAACTCAAAGAAGTG ttGCTGGTATTGAAGTATGTTCAGAATAAGGACGTGTTTATGAGGTACCATAAAGCCCACCTGACCAGAAGACTGATCCTGGACATCTCAGCCGACAGTGAGATAGAAGAGAACATGGTGGAGTGGCTcagg GAGGTGGGGATGCCTGCAGACTATGTGAATAAGCTGGCCAGGATGTTCCAGGACATTAAAGTATCGGACGATCTCAACCAGGTCTTCAAGGAGATGCACAAACACAACAAGCTGGCTCTACCAG ctgacaGTGTGAATATAAAGATCCTGAATGCGGGGGCGTGGTCGAGGAGCAGTGAGAAGGTGTTTGTGTCTCTGCCTACTGAGCTGGAGGATCTGATCCCAGAGGTAGAAGACTTCTACAAGAGGAACCACAGCGGGAGGAAACTACACTGGCACCATCTCATGTCCAATGGCATC atcaCCTTCAAGAACGAAATGGGTCATTATGACCTGGAGGTCACGACCTTTCAGCTGGCTGTCCTATTTGCCTGGAACCAGCGGCCGCGGGAGCGAATCAGCTTCGAGAACCTTAAATTGGCCACCGAGCTGCCCGATGCTGAGCTACGACGCACACTCTgg tcTCTGGTAGCGTTCCCTAAACTGAAGAGACAGGTGTTGTCCTATGAGCCTTCAGTCTCCTCCCCTAAAGACTTCACAGACAGCACCCTGTTCTATGTCAACCAGGACTTCTCTCTCAT taAAAACTCCAAGGTCCAAAAAAGGGGCAAGATTAATCTGATTGGTCGACTGCAGCTGACCACGGAgcgaatgagagaggaggagaatgagggCATCGTCCAGCTGAGAATATTAAGAACCCAG GAGGCCATCATCCAGATTatgaagatgaggaagaggatcaGTAACGCCCAGCTACAGACAGAACTGGTAGAGATCCTTAAGAACATGTTCCTGCCCCAGAAGAAGATGATCAAGGAACAGATCGAGTGGCTCATCGAACACAAATACATCAAACGGGACGAGACAGACATCAACACCTTTATCTACATGGCATAG